From the Streptococcus sp. 29887 genome, one window contains:
- the pcsB gene encoding peptidoglycan hydrolase PcsB, with translation MKKKILATLLLSTVVLTSLNDVAVIVANDIDSQIAAKNQQINELAAQQADAQQQVDVIQGQVDEIVAEQAKLTEENTRLEAESQALAADIERLSADIVSRDGALKEQARSAQTDASASSYINTILDSKSIVDAVSRVNAMREIVAANNRMLEQQKTDKEVIVEKQKANQEAINTLAANRQKLEDDAQVLQVRQAELQVAQLNLAAQKATAEDEKNSLLEQKAAAEEAARQAAARQAEYEAQQRALAAQQAASVAAPVAAASAATENAEVSEGATEPAQTAVAETAQTVAASQPVATQTVSTPAVSSSTGSGSSAAARNATFDASSYPVGECTWGVKSQLSWVGPYWGDAKHWLASAAAEGFRTGSTPQVGAIAVWTGGYYGHVAVVTAVESSTSIQVVESNYMGRRYIGNHRGGYFNPTTTSEGAVYYIYPPY, from the coding sequence ATGAAGAAAAAAATCTTAGCTACATTATTGTTAAGCACAGTCGTTCTTACAAGTTTGAATGATGTGGCTGTGATTGTTGCAAATGATATTGATAGTCAAATTGCAGCTAAAAATCAACAAATCAATGAACTTGCGGCTCAACAAGCAGATGCTCAACAACAGGTTGATGTTATCCAAGGACAAGTTGATGAAATTGTTGCTGAACAAGCAAAATTGACAGAAGAAAATACCCGTTTGGAAGCTGAATCACAGGCTTTGGCAGCAGATATTGAGCGTTTATCAGCTGATATTGTATCACGTGATGGTGCTTTGAAAGAACAAGCTCGTAGTGCGCAAACTGATGCTTCTGCTTCTAGTTATATCAATACAATTTTGGATTCAAAATCAATTGTTGATGCTGTATCACGTGTTAATGCAATGCGTGAGATTGTTGCGGCCAACAATCGTATGTTGGAACAACAAAAAACGGATAAAGAAGTTATTGTAGAAAAACAGAAGGCTAACCAAGAAGCTATCAATACTTTAGCAGCTAACCGTCAGAAATTGGAAGACGATGCACAGGTATTGCAGGTTCGTCAGGCAGAATTACAAGTAGCTCAATTAAATCTTGCTGCTCAAAAAGCAACTGCTGAAGATGAGAAAAACTCTTTGCTTGAACAAAAGGCGGCTGCTGAAGAGGCAGCACGTCAGGCAGCGGCACGTCAGGCAGAATATGAAGCGCAACAACGTGCCTTAGCAGCACAACAGGCTGCATCGGTTGCAGCTCCAGTTGCTGCAGCATCAGCGGCTACTGAAAATGCTGAAGTATCAGAAGGGGCTACTGAACCTGCACAAACTGCAGTCGCAGAAACAGCTCAGACAGTTGCAGCTAGTCAACCTGTTGCTACACAAACTGTTTCTACTCCAGCTGTGTCATCTTCAACTGGTTCTGGTAGTTCAGCAGCAGCGCGTAATGCGACTTTTGATGCTTCATCTTATCCAGTTGGTGAATGTACTTGGGGTGTTAAATCACAACTTTCATGGGTTGGTCCGTACTGGGGTGACGCGAAACATTGGTTGGCTTCAGCAGCAGCAGAAGGTTTCCGTACGGGTTCAACTCCACAGGTTGGAGCAATTGCAGTATGGACTGGTGGCTACTATGGTCACGTTGCAGTTGTTACTGCGGTAGAATCTTCTACAAGTATCCAGGTTGTAGAATCTAACTATATGGGTCGTCGTTATATTGGCAACCACCGTGGTGGCTACTTCAATCCAACAACAACTTCAGAGGGTGCTGTTTATTATATTTATCCTCCATATTAA
- a CDS encoding RNA-binding S4 domain-containing protein yields MRLDKYLKVSRIIKRRTVAKEVADKGRIKVNGILAKSSTDLKVDDQVEIQFGNKLLTVKVLEMKDSTKKEDALKMYEIISEKRIDADEKI; encoded by the coding sequence ATGAGATTAGATAAATATTTAAAAGTATCTCGCATTATCAAGCGCAGAACGGTAGCAAAAGAAGTTGCAGATAAGGGACGGATTAAAGTCAACGGTATTTTGGCCAAGTCATCAACAGATTTAAAAGTTGATGATCAGGTTGAAATCCAATTCGGCAATAAGTTGCTAACTGTGAAGGTCCTTGAGATGAAAGATTCTACAAAAAAAGAAGATGCACTGAAGATGTATGAAATCATCAGTGAAAAAAGGATAGACGCGGATGAGAAAATCTAA
- the mreD gene encoding rod shape-determining protein MreD, whose protein sequence is MRNRVLEFFMFPVLFLVLLIDGQVSTLLSNMSAGLFAISCHILFMLAIFYANYVSLSISLVVFTLLGLIYDISYLSLVGIATTTFPLVIFCIYFYFKGVGNKSSINLLILLVSIFQFEFTSYLFARVFQMTNLSVFIFVFNKLLPSLLFNLILFLLIQPILERIFGITNKT, encoded by the coding sequence ATGCGCAATAGAGTTTTAGAATTTTTCATGTTTCCTGTTCTGTTTTTAGTTTTGTTGATTGATGGGCAGGTATCGACTCTTTTATCCAATATGTCAGCTGGCTTATTTGCTATATCTTGCCATATCTTATTTATGCTTGCTATTTTTTATGCAAACTATGTTTCTCTCTCTATTTCTCTTGTTGTTTTTACTTTATTAGGATTGATTTATGATATATCTTATCTTTCTTTAGTTGGAATTGCAACGACCACTTTTCCTCTTGTTATTTTTTGTATTTATTTCTATTTTAAAGGTGTCGGAAATAAGAGTTCAATCAATCTATTGATTTTGCTAGTTTCTATTTTTCAATTTGAATTTACTAGTTATTTATTTGCTAGAGTATTTCAGATGACAAATCTCTCTGTTTTTATATTTGTTTTTAATAAATTACTACCGAGTTTATTATTTAATCTTATTTTGTTTTTACTTATCCAACCTATCTTAGAACGGATTTTTGGAATTACGAATAAGACATAG
- a CDS encoding ribose-phosphate diphosphokinase yields the protein MAFTDLKLFALSSNQKLAEQVSKKIGIPLGKSSVRQFSDGEIQVNIEESIRGTHVFILQSTSSPVNDNLMEILIMVDALKRASAESVNVVMPYYGYARQDRKARAREPITSKLVANMLQTAGVNRLLTIDLHAAQIQGFFDIPVDHLMGAPLIADYFERRGMVGEGYVVVSPDHGGVTRARKLAQFLKTPIAIIDKRRSVDKMNTSEVMNIIGDIKGKTCILIDDMIDTAGTICHAADALAEAGATAVYASCTHPVLSGPAMDNISKSAIEKLVVLDTIEIPQERLIDKIEHISTADLLADAIIRIHEKRPLSPLFETKIVK from the coding sequence ATGGCGTTTACTGACTTAAAATTGTTCGCTCTTTCGTCAAATCAGAAGTTAGCTGAACAGGTGTCGAAAAAAATAGGAATTCCTTTGGGGAAATCAAGTGTTCGTCAGTTTTCAGATGGTGAAATTCAAGTGAATATTGAAGAATCAATTCGTGGGACTCATGTCTTCATTCTTCAATCAACAAGTTCACCTGTTAATGATAATTTAATGGAAATTTTGATTATGGTAGATGCCTTGAAACGTGCATCTGCTGAATCAGTAAACGTAGTAATGCCTTATTATGGCTATGCACGTCAAGATAGGAAAGCTCGTGCTCGTGAGCCAATCACATCTAAATTAGTGGCAAATATGTTGCAGACTGCTGGTGTGAATCGTTTGTTAACTATTGATCTTCATGCTGCTCAAATTCAAGGATTCTTTGATATTCCAGTGGATCATTTGATGGGGGCTCCGCTGATTGCTGATTATTTTGAACGTCGTGGTATGGTTGGTGAGGGATATGTGGTTGTTTCACCAGACCACGGTGGTGTAACTCGTGCACGTAAGTTGGCCCAATTTTTGAAAACACCGATTGCGATTATTGATAAGCGTCGTAGTGTTGATAAGATGAATACGTCTGAGGTCATGAATATTATCGGAGACATTAAGGGCAAGACCTGTATCTTGATTGATGATATGATTGATACTGCGGGGACTATTTGCCATGCGGCAGATGCTTTGGCTGAGGCTGGTGCGACAGCTGTCTATGCGTCTTGCACTCACCCAGTTTTATCTGGGCCAGCCATGGATAACATTAGCAAGTCTGCGATTGAGAAATTGGTTGTTTTGGATACTATCGAAATTCCTCAGGAGCGTTTGATTGATAAGATTGAGCACATTTCAACTGCGGATTTGTTAGCAGATGCTATCATTCGTATCCATGAAAAACGCCCACTTTCGCCTTTATTTGAAACAAAGATTGTTAAATAG
- the ftsH gene encoding ATP-dependent zinc metalloprotease FtsH: protein MNNQPNKGFIKNPFLIILVIATILTAFQFFNAGQQVATQEISYSQVITELKNNNVSELTYQPDSSVIEITGKYKTEQTAKDELASSIKLFQVSNTVTYKNFKSLILPSETNLSELQTLANENGVKVTIKPESSNGLWLNIIFNLLPLVIVGVFFMMMMNQGGGGARGAMNFGRNKAKALEQSNIKVRFSDVAGAEEEKQELVEVVEFLKDPKRFTKLGARIPAGVLLEGPPGTGKTLLAKAVAGEAGVPFFSISGSDFVEMFVGVGASRVRSLFEDAKKAAPAIIFIDEIDAVGRQRGVGMGGGNDEREQTLNQLLIEMDGFEGNEGIIVIAATNRSDVLDPALLRPGRFDRKVLVGRPDVKGREAILKVHAKNKPLAPDVDLKLVAQQTPGFVGADLENVLNEAALVAARRNKTVIDASDIDEAEDRVIAGPSKKDRQVSAKEREIVAYHEAGHTIVGLVLSNAREVHKVTIVPRGRAGGYMIALPKEDQMLLSKEDMKEQLAGLMGGRVAEEIIFNTQTTGASNDFEQATQMARAMVAEYGMSEKMGPMQYEGSHAMFGGQTTHKHISEQTAYELDNEVRDLLNEARNKAAEIIQSNRETHKLIAEALLKYETLDSVQIKSLYETGKMPENIEHENEDVHPLSYEEVKEKIDTK, encoded by the coding sequence ATGAACAATCAACCAAATAAAGGATTTATTAAAAATCCTTTTCTCATTATTCTAGTTATTGCGACTATTCTAACGGCATTCCAGTTCTTTAATGCCGGTCAGCAGGTTGCTACTCAAGAAATTAGCTATTCACAAGTTATTACTGAACTTAAGAATAACAATGTGTCAGAATTGACCTATCAACCAGATTCAAGCGTTATTGAAATTACTGGTAAATATAAGACAGAGCAGACAGCTAAGGATGAATTAGCTTCTTCTATTAAGTTATTCCAAGTTTCTAATACTGTTACTTATAAAAACTTCAAATCTCTTATTCTTCCGTCTGAAACAAACTTGTCAGAATTACAAACCCTAGCAAATGAAAATGGTGTTAAGGTAACGATTAAGCCGGAAAGTTCCAATGGGCTATGGTTAAATATTATCTTTAATTTATTGCCACTTGTTATCGTTGGTGTATTCTTCATGATGATGATGAACCAAGGCGGTGGTGGAGCTCGAGGTGCCATGAACTTTGGACGAAACAAAGCAAAAGCTCTTGAGCAAAGCAATATCAAAGTTCGTTTCTCAGATGTCGCAGGTGCAGAAGAAGAAAAACAAGAATTGGTAGAAGTGGTAGAATTTTTGAAAGATCCTAAACGCTTTACCAAACTTGGTGCCCGTATTCCGGCAGGTGTCTTGTTGGAGGGACCTCCAGGAACAGGTAAAACCTTGCTTGCCAAGGCTGTAGCAGGCGAAGCAGGTGTGCCATTCTTCTCTATCTCTGGTTCAGATTTCGTAGAAATGTTTGTCGGTGTCGGTGCCAGCCGTGTTCGTTCACTCTTTGAAGATGCCAAAAAAGCAGCACCAGCTATTATTTTCATCGATGAAATTGATGCTGTCGGTCGCCAACGTGGTGTCGGAATGGGTGGCGGCAACGATGAACGTGAACAAACCCTTAACCAACTCTTGATTGAAATGGATGGTTTTGAAGGCAATGAAGGTATTATCGTCATTGCTGCAACCAACCGTAGTGATGTTCTCGATCCAGCCCTTCTTCGTCCAGGACGTTTTGACCGTAAAGTATTGGTTGGTCGCCCAGATGTCAAGGGTCGTGAAGCAATCCTTAAAGTTCATGCTAAAAACAAACCTCTGGCTCCGGATGTTGATTTGAAATTAGTAGCTCAACAAACACCAGGATTTGTTGGTGCTGATTTGGAAAATGTTCTTAACGAAGCAGCCCTTGTAGCCGCACGCCGAAACAAGACTGTAATTGATGCGTCAGATATCGACGAAGCAGAAGACCGTGTTATTGCTGGTCCGTCCAAGAAAGACCGTCAAGTTTCAGCTAAGGAGCGTGAAATTGTTGCTTATCACGAAGCTGGTCACACGATTGTTGGACTTGTTTTGTCAAATGCTCGCGAAGTTCATAAAGTTACTATTGTACCTCGCGGTCGTGCAGGTGGATATATGATTGCCCTTCCGAAAGAAGATCAAATGCTACTTTCAAAAGAAGATATGAAGGAGCAATTGGCTGGGCTTATGGGTGGTCGAGTAGCAGAAGAAATTATCTTCAATACTCAAACCACAGGTGCCTCAAATGACTTTGAGCAAGCAACACAGATGGCGCGTGCTATGGTTGCTGAATATGGTATGAGTGAAAAAATGGGACCAATGCAGTATGAAGGTAGTCATGCTATGTTTGGTGGGCAAACAACTCACAAACACATATCAGAACAAACTGCTTATGAATTAGATAATGAAGTCCGTGATTTATTAAATGAAGCACGCAATAAAGCAGCTGAAATTATTCAGTCTAATCGCGAAACTCATAAACTAATTGCAGAAGCATTACTTAAATATGAAACTCTCGACAGTGTTCAAATCAAATCTCTCTATGAGACAGGCAAAATGCCAGAGAATATTGAACATGAAAACGAAGATGTTCATCCTCTTTCTTATGAAGAAGTAAAAGAGAAGATTGATACAAAATAA
- a CDS encoding FtsB family cell division protein has product MRKSKILQLNNAFIQSERTKSQHKLAERQEKNRFMAAILILVIFLFMLPAYNLVVTYTDIQKQEKKLAELEKNYAELTKEQKQVAEMVTKLKNEDYAAKYVRAKYQYSKEGEFVYNIPGLPK; this is encoded by the coding sequence ATGAGAAAATCTAAAATCCTGCAATTGAATAATGCCTTTATTCAATCAGAACGCACAAAATCTCAACATAAACTGGCAGAGCGACAAGAGAAAAATCGTTTTATGGCTGCTATTTTGATTCTGGTTATTTTTCTATTTATGTTGCCAGCCTATAATCTTGTGGTGACCTATACAGATATTCAGAAGCAGGAAAAAAAGCTTGCTGAATTGGAAAAAAACTATGCTGAGTTGACAAAAGAACAAAAACAAGTAGCTGAAATGGTCACAAAATTAAAGAATGAGGACTATGCTGCCAAGTATGTTCGGGCTAAGTATCAATACTCTAAAGAAGGGGAATTTGTCTATAATATTCCGGGGCTACCAAAATGA
- a CDS encoding serine hydrolase, producing the protein MQKKLLVWLLPVLFGWQVVDSTEIPFKLTAQEEYELTQTVYDQYFQTIPQNPNVFQTETLYSDLELTDVAGQLQPNQAFSITDVAVNSKKELVFQVDNTSYILADTSKLFADVVLTEKLVEQTYWTNKNLTLLSTPIANQAKEVKTDLKSYQAVNVSKIATTPLGDFAYIADKGWIAIDDLATVDNRMEAVQDLLTQKYSKNNIGIYVKQLSTGQSAGLNQDKVFYSASIAKLPILYYVQEQINAGQVDLTTKVKYTADSMSFPGAYVVGGSGSLSKTPDNKEYSVEELINKTAKESDNVASNLLSYYVTHQFNDDFYQNITAITGSKWDMVTRETTAEVAGKMMEALYEQEGYVLESLISTQFDNQRISKDIAVPVAHKIGDADDVKHDVAIVYAESPFVLSIFTDKSSYDEITQIANDVYGILK; encoded by the coding sequence ATGCAAAAGAAACTGCTCGTATGGTTATTGCCAGTTTTATTTGGATGGCAGGTGGTTGATAGTACAGAAATACCGTTTAAACTCACAGCGCAAGAAGAATATGAATTGACACAGACTGTATATGATCAGTATTTTCAGACTATCCCTCAAAATCCAAATGTATTTCAAACAGAAACACTTTATTCTGATTTAGAACTGACAGATGTAGCTGGTCAATTACAACCCAATCAAGCTTTTTCCATCACAGATGTGGCTGTGAATTCAAAAAAAGAGTTGGTTTTTCAGGTTGATAATACCTCCTATATTCTGGCAGATACCAGCAAACTATTTGCTGATGTCGTTTTAACAGAAAAACTTGTTGAACAGACCTATTGGACTAATAAAAATCTTACACTTCTATCTACTCCGATAGCAAATCAAGCTAAGGAAGTAAAAACAGATTTGAAGTCCTATCAAGCTGTCAATGTTTCTAAAATTGCTACAACTCCTCTGGGTGATTTTGCTTATATCGCAGACAAGGGTTGGATAGCTATAGACGATTTAGCTACAGTTGACAATAGGATGGAAGCAGTTCAAGACTTGCTCACACAGAAATATTCTAAAAACAACATAGGAATATATGTTAAGCAACTTTCAACTGGTCAGTCAGCAGGTCTTAATCAAGATAAGGTATTTTATTCTGCTAGTATTGCTAAACTACCTATTCTTTACTATGTTCAGGAGCAAATCAATGCAGGACAGGTTGATTTAACGACTAAAGTGAAGTACACGGCAGATTCTATGTCCTTTCCAGGTGCCTATGTTGTTGGCGGTAGTGGGTCTTTATCTAAAACACCAGACAATAAAGAATACTCGGTAGAAGAATTAATCAACAAGACTGCTAAAGAGTCGGATAATGTAGCCAGCAATTTACTTTCTTACTATGTGACACATCAGTTTAATGACGACTTCTACCAGAATATTACTGCTATTACAGGTAGTAAGTGGGATATGGTTACACGTGAAACAACGGCAGAAGTTGCTGGAAAAATGATGGAAGCCTTGTATGAACAAGAAGGTTATGTTTTAGAAAGTCTTATATCAACGCAGTTTGATAACCAACGTATTTCAAAAGACATTGCTGTTCCGGTTGCTCACAAAATTGGTGATGCGGATGATGTCAAGCACGATGTAGCCATTGTTTATGCAGAATCTCCCTTTGTCCTATCTATTTTCACGGATAAATCAAGCTATGATGAGATTACACAAATTGCAAATGATGTTTACGGGATTTTAAAGTAA
- the hpt gene encoding hypoxanthine phosphoribosyltransferase has translation MLDKDIKKILVSEEKIIAKCKELGQILAKDYADKNPILVGILKGSIPFMAELMKHIDTHIETDYMVVSSYHGGTESSGTVKIIKDLDNSVAGRHIIFVEDIIDTGRTLKELKELFALRQAASIKIATLLDKPEGRVVEIEPDYTCFTIPNEFVVGFGLDYDENYRNLPYVGVLKEEVYTK, from the coding sequence ATGTTGGACAAAGATATTAAGAAAATTCTTGTTTCAGAAGAAAAAATTATTGCAAAGTGCAAAGAACTTGGTCAAATTCTAGCAAAAGACTATGCGGACAAGAACCCTATTCTTGTTGGAATTTTGAAAGGTTCGATTCCATTCATGGCAGAATTGATGAAGCATATTGATACGCATATCGAAACGGACTATATGGTTGTTTCAAGTTATCATGGTGGTACAGAAAGTAGCGGAACTGTTAAAATCATTAAGGATTTGGATAACAGTGTTGCAGGTCGACATATCATCTTCGTAGAGGATATTATTGACACTGGTCGCACATTAAAAGAATTGAAAGAACTCTTTGCTTTGCGTCAGGCAGCTTCTATTAAAATTGCCACTCTTCTTGATAAACCAGAAGGTCGTGTTGTTGAAATCGAGCCAGACTATACTTGTTTCACTATTCCAAATGAATTTGTAGTTGGATTTGGATTAGACTACGATGAAAACTACCGTAATCTTCCTTATGTTGGTGTACTAAAAGAGGAAGTTTATACAAAATAG
- the mreC gene encoding rod shape-determining protein MreC, which produces MNKFSKLLIAISVFLLLSFSLLFLTFSKGAELPFVNSSINLLVRPIQSFLSVPTRFFSDQQSSLSHLFATYEENKELKKSLLSVQDFANENASLKAENETLRKSLEMASSFPEKGYIAGSVLVRTPASWSEQVTIDVGQNMGISENALVVANGGLVGVVSSIEENSSVVKLFTNADDFTKLPVKISTDSKDIYGILAGFDLDSNSFIINQLNATDDIAVGSNVVTSDLAGATPANVQIGKVRSVKASSNNLNRELYVEPSASFSSIYSVLVVGQSDAQ; this is translated from the coding sequence ATGAATAAATTTTCTAAATTGTTGATTGCAATTTCTGTTTTTCTGTTATTATCTTTTTCATTGTTGTTTTTAACTTTTTCAAAGGGAGCAGAGTTACCCTTTGTCAATTCTTCTATAAATTTACTCGTTAGACCAATTCAATCTTTTTTATCAGTTCCTACTAGGTTTTTCTCTGATCAACAGTCCTCTCTTTCGCATTTGTTTGCTACCTACGAAGAAAATAAGGAATTAAAGAAGTCATTGCTCTCAGTACAAGATTTCGCAAATGAGAATGCTAGTTTAAAAGCTGAAAATGAGACATTGCGAAAAAGTTTAGAAATGGCTTCGTCTTTCCCAGAGAAAGGGTATATTGCAGGTTCAGTTTTGGTTAGAACACCTGCTTCATGGTCAGAGCAGGTGACAATAGATGTTGGTCAGAATATGGGGATTTCTGAAAATGCTCTGGTAGTTGCAAATGGTGGTTTAGTTGGTGTAGTTAGCTCCATTGAGGAGAACTCATCAGTGGTAAAATTGTTTACTAATGCTGATGATTTTACCAAACTTCCAGTAAAAATAAGCACCGATTCCAAGGATATATACGGTATTTTAGCTGGTTTTGATTTGGATTCCAATAGTTTTATTATCAATCAGTTAAATGCTACGGATGATATTGCGGTTGGTAGTAACGTTGTGACGAGTGATTTGGCTGGTGCGACACCTGCTAATGTTCAAATTGGAAAAGTTCGTTCGGTTAAGGCTAGCAGCAATAACTTAAATCGTGAACTATATGTAGAGCCTTCAGCTAGTTTTTCATCAATATATTCAGTATTAGTAGTGGGTCAATCAGATGCGCAATAG
- the tilS gene encoding tRNA lysidine(34) synthetase TilS: MKNKFLKVTLDGHFFDKHEKVLVAVSGGLDSMNLFHLLYEYRQELSIELGIAHINHGQREESVLEENYLKQLAEECKIPFYLSHFKGRFSEEAARKWRYAFFADIMEQEGYTALVTAHHADDQAETVLMRLIRGSRLRHISAIQPIQPFANGELIRPLLSFKKSDFNNVFHFEDASNQSLNYFRNRVRNDYLPKLKQENPKIELAVNNLATDTRNLLQALRDLTKDLSVTDLTSFRQQTRAVQRYLLEEYVEKFPDLQLSRSQFDEVLHILQSKANYKHLLKNNYVLEKDYHSFTIDKIGPQTDEQIEPIMIESEGIFSYGSYIFSLNHPMADAEQVLHFPSHLPILVRGRQAGDTIRINGVTKKLRRWFIDNKIPQKVRQEAIIIEQAGKIYGIVNLASSDLSKSIKNDIIKATLYIKMKE; this comes from the coding sequence ATGAAAAATAAATTTTTAAAAGTGACACTGGATGGTCACTTTTTTGATAAACATGAGAAAGTACTAGTAGCCGTGTCAGGTGGATTGGATTCCATGAATTTATTTCACCTCCTATACGAATACAGACAAGAATTAAGTATTGAACTTGGTATAGCCCATATAAATCATGGACAACGGGAGGAATCCGTTCTTGAGGAGAATTATCTCAAGCAATTGGCAGAGGAATGTAAAATCCCCTTCTATCTATCGCATTTTAAAGGAAGATTTTCAGAAGAAGCTGCTAGGAAATGGCGTTATGCATTTTTTGCGGACATCATGGAGCAGGAAGGATATACCGCTCTCGTCACAGCCCACCATGCTGATGATCAAGCAGAAACTGTTTTAATGCGATTGATTAGGGGAAGCCGTTTGCGTCATATTTCTGCCATTCAGCCTATCCAGCCTTTTGCAAATGGAGAACTCATTCGACCGCTCTTGTCTTTTAAAAAGTCTGATTTTAATAATGTATTTCATTTTGAAGATGCTAGTAATCAAAGTTTAAACTATTTCAGAAATAGGGTAAGGAATGATTATCTACCAAAATTAAAACAGGAAAATCCTAAAATTGAGCTTGCTGTCAATAACCTTGCAACTGACACTAGAAATCTATTACAGGCGTTACGAGATTTAACAAAGGATTTATCTGTTACAGATTTGACAAGTTTTCGGCAACAGACTCGGGCAGTCCAGAGGTATTTACTAGAGGAATATGTAGAAAAATTTCCTGATTTACAATTATCCCGTTCCCAGTTTGACGAGGTTCTTCATATTTTGCAATCAAAAGCGAATTATAAACATCTACTAAAAAATAATTATGTTTTAGAAAAAGATTATCATAGTTTCACAATTGATAAAATAGGACCTCAGACGGATGAGCAAATAGAACCAATCATGATAGAATCAGAAGGTATTTTTTCTTATGGTTCGTATATTTTCTCACTCAATCACCCAATGGCAGATGCAGAGCAGGTTTTACATTTTCCAAGTCATCTACCTATTCTAGTACGAGGAAGACAGGCGGGAGATACTATTCGAATAAACGGCGTCACAAAAAAACTCCGTCGTTGGTTTATTGATAATAAAATACCTCAGAAAGTTCGACAAGAGGCCATTATCATTGAACAGGCTGGTAAAATTTATGGAATTGTCAATCTTGCTAGCAGTGATTTGAGTAAATCAATAAAAAATGATATAATCAAAGCTACCTTATATATTAAAATGAAAGAGTAG
- a CDS encoding SP_0009 family protein, with the protein MTDSIFKVVEQFLQHSEEKLEELSQKNQELKLDEKDL; encoded by the coding sequence ATGACAGATTCTATTTTTAAAGTCGTGGAACAATTTTTACAACATTCTGAAGAGAAGTTGGAAGAGTTATCCCAAAAAAATCAGGAATTAAAATTAGACGAAAAGGATTTATAG